In Acidisarcina polymorpha, the DNA window TCTTTGGTGGCTGGACGAGCCCGTTTGGCAACCTGCTGCCCGCAATCGGGGGGCCGGTCGTCGCGGCCATCGTGCCGGTCTTCTGGTTTGTCTTCAAGGTGGTTTGCTTCCTTTTTCTCTACATCTGGGTCCGGGGTACGCTGCCTCGCTTCCGCTACGACCAGTTGATGGGCTTCGGCTGGAAGTTCTTGATGCCTCTCGCGATCCTCAACATTGTGGCCACTAGTCTCTGGCTGGCGCTGCGCGGTAGTTAGGACAGCGTTTTGATTTACAATCGCCTTTCGGGTTCGATTCCTGAAGGACTTACGCAGACCCACTTAGCAGCACGGACGAGTTGACACAAGCATGTATCTAGTCTTGTTCTTCATCTTCGGCGGACTCTGCGTGGCAGGCGCTCTCAACCTGCTTCTGCAGCGCCACCCCATCAATAGCGCGCTCTCGCTGATCGTGGTGATGAGTTCGCTGGCGGTGTTGTACCTATTGTTAGGCGCCGAGTTTTTGGCTGCCGCTCAGGTGATCGTCTACTCCGGCGCGATCATGGTGTTGTTCACCTTCGTGATCATGCTTCTGAACGCCGGAAAGGAAGAGCGCACCCATGGCAGCAAGGCGGCATATATCGTCGGCATCCCCGGGGTCGCGGTCCTGGTCTGCTTGCTATCGTTTGTCTTTCTCTCGCAGCGCGGCCATCTGAGCAAC includes these proteins:
- a CDS encoding NADH-quinone oxidoreductase subunit J, with amino-acid sequence MYLVLFFIFGGLCVAGALNLLLQRHPINSALSLIVVMSSLAVLYLLLGAEFLAAAQVIVYSGAIMVLFTFVIMLLNAGKEERTHGSKAAYIVGIPGVAVLVCLLSFVFLSQRGHLSNARLGDYLVTTSDLSTVLFRDLLLPFEVTSVLILVAILGAVALARREN